A section of the Chryseobacterium scophthalmum genome encodes:
- the yidD gene encoding membrane protein insertion efficiency factor YidD has protein sequence MKLSFNKIITSPLVILIKFYQWFISPLLPKNCRYEPTCSHYMVESLQVHGIFKGFWLGVKRISKCHPWGGSGYDPVPPKK, from the coding sequence TTGAAACTTTCATTTAACAAAATCATCACTTCACCTTTGGTAATTCTCATTAAATTTTACCAATGGTTTATTTCGCCCTTACTTCCGAAGAATTGCCGATACGAACCTACCTGTTCACATTATATGGTAGAATCTCTGCAGGTTCACGGTATTTTTAAAGGATTTTGGCTGGGTGTGAAAAGAATTTCAAAATGTCATCCTTGGGGCGGAAGCGGTTATGATCCCGTTCCTCCAAAAAAATAA
- a CDS encoding NAD(P)H-hydrate dehydratase translates to MKIFTVENIRLADLYTIQNEPISSVQLMERASSLCAEWIFSNCKHHTKFAIFCGNGNNGGDGFAIARMLYLKGFDVDVFINKEQLKFSDDALTNYNRLKDISGISVIDFHETSKYNFDEKTVIIDALLGTGLSRNPEGIFKEVIEVLKSKNSPKISVDIPSGLFADQINDEKSTIFKADYTLTFQFWKKTFLHPETGNFTGKVIFLDINLAKVFIENTSTDDFVIDDKVIQNIFKIRQDFAHKGTYGKSIIVGGSYGKIGAVVLATRSALKTGSGLTFVLAPNCGYEILQTSVPEAMFIDCGEKFINQIEEVENTVFGIGPGLGTEKETEKALLEFLENYQAPLILDADALNIISKHKNYLKLIPKKSIITPHPKEFERLFGKTENSFERLDLAKAKAKELGIYIVLKDHHTQVVTPEGKAFYNITGNSGLAKGGSGDILTGIITSLLAQKYSEEEAAILGVWLHGKAADFASEKHSKEAMQPTDVIDEIGNVFLHLNKKATTQL, encoded by the coding sequence ATGAAAATTTTTACTGTAGAAAATATCAGATTGGCTGATCTTTATACCATTCAGAATGAGCCAATTTCATCTGTTCAATTGATGGAAAGAGCTTCTTCTCTTTGTGCAGAATGGATTTTTTCAAATTGTAAACATCATACAAAATTTGCAATATTTTGCGGAAACGGAAATAATGGTGGTGATGGTTTTGCAATTGCAAGAATGCTCTATCTGAAAGGTTTTGATGTAGACGTTTTTATCAATAAAGAGCAACTGAAATTTTCTGATGATGCTTTAACCAATTATAACAGACTGAAAGATATTTCCGGAATTTCAGTAATAGATTTTCATGAAACTTCAAAATACAATTTTGATGAAAAAACAGTAATCATCGATGCGCTTTTGGGAACCGGATTATCAAGAAATCCTGAAGGGATTTTTAAAGAGGTGATTGAAGTTTTAAAATCAAAAAACAGTCCTAAAATTTCGGTTGATATTCCTTCGGGACTATTTGCTGATCAAATTAATGATGAAAAATCAACAATATTTAAAGCAGATTATACATTGACTTTTCAATTCTGGAAAAAGACTTTTCTTCATCCTGAAACCGGAAATTTTACTGGAAAAGTAATTTTTTTAGATATCAATTTAGCCAAAGTATTTATTGAAAATACTTCAACCGATGATTTTGTAATTGATGATAAAGTCATTCAGAATATTTTTAAAATCAGACAAGATTTCGCTCATAAAGGAACTTATGGCAAATCAATTATTGTGGGCGGAAGTTACGGTAAAATAGGAGCTGTAGTTTTGGCCACAAGATCTGCTTTGAAAACAGGTTCAGGGTTAACGTTTGTTTTGGCTCCCAATTGTGGTTATGAAATTCTGCAGACAAGTGTTCCGGAAGCAATGTTTATTGATTGTGGTGAGAAATTTATTAATCAAATTGAAGAAGTGGAAAATACTGTTTTTGGAATTGGTCCTGGTTTAGGAACAGAAAAAGAAACGGAAAAAGCTTTGCTGGAATTTCTTGAAAATTATCAAGCTCCTTTAATTTTGGATGCAGATGCTTTAAATATTATTTCTAAACATAAGAACTATTTAAAATTAATTCCGAAAAAATCAATTATTACCCCGCATCCGAAAGAATTTGAAAGACTTTTCGGAAAAACAGAAAATTCATTTGAAAGATTAGATTTAGCCAAAGCCAAAGCAAAAGAATTGGGAATTTATATTGTTTTGAAAGATCATCACACGCAAGTAGTAACTCCAGAAGGAAAAGCTTTCTACAATATCACCGGAAATTCAGGATTGGCAAAAGGTGGAAGTGGAGATATTCTTACCGGAATAATTACCTCCCTTTTAGCTCAAAAATATTCCGAAGAAGAAGCCGCTATTTTAGGCGTTTGGCTTCACGGAAAAGCTGCCGATTTTGCGTCTGAAAAACATTCTAAAGAAGCGATGCAGCCCACAGATGTAATCGATGAGATTGGTAATGTCTTTCTTCATTTAAACAAAAAAGCCACAACTCAGTTGTGA
- a CDS encoding replication-associated recombination protein A codes for MNHNTPLAERLRPKTLDEVLGQEHLTGEKGTIRKMLENDTLNSLILWGPPGTGKTTLAEIISEKSGRKFFKLSAVSSGVKDVRDVIEDAKKQNLFSGKSPILFIDEIHRFNKSQQDSLLHAVEKGWVVLIGATTENPSFEVVSALLSRSQVYILKALSHEKLEELIDIASERFNKDEGTDFRIKEKEAFIQYSGGDGRKLINSVELVLNQFKNSDNKEISNDDVMSVLQETMALYDKNGEQHYDIISAFIKSMRGSDPNGAVYWLARMIAGGEDIKFIARRMLILASEDIGLANPNALVIANNCFQAINVIGNPESRILLSETAIYLAVSPKSNSAYMAINDALAFVKKTGNLPVPLHLRNAPTKLMKDLDYGKEYKYAHSFEGNFVNQDFLPEEIKDAKFYEPGNNATEKKIYDELKKKWNNKY; via the coding sequence TTGAATCACAACACTCCTTTAGCAGAAAGATTAAGACCAAAAACATTAGACGAAGTTTTAGGGCAGGAGCATCTTACCGGAGAAAAAGGTACCATCCGGAAAATGCTTGAAAATGACACCTTAAATTCTCTTATTCTTTGGGGACCTCCGGGAACAGGAAAAACGACTTTAGCTGAAATTATTTCGGAAAAATCGGGAAGAAAGTTTTTTAAACTTTCGGCAGTTTCTTCAGGCGTAAAAGATGTGCGCGATGTGATAGAAGATGCAAAAAAGCAGAATCTTTTTTCAGGAAAATCACCCATTCTTTTTATTGATGAAATTCACCGTTTTAATAAATCTCAACAAGATTCTCTTCTTCATGCCGTAGAAAAAGGTTGGGTGGTTCTTATTGGTGCAACGACAGAAAATCCAAGCTTTGAAGTGGTTTCAGCATTGCTTTCAAGAAGTCAGGTTTATATATTGAAAGCTTTGAGTCATGAAAAATTGGAAGAGCTTATTGATATTGCATCAGAAAGGTTTAATAAAGATGAAGGAACCGATTTTAGGATTAAAGAAAAAGAAGCTTTCATTCAGTATTCTGGTGGTGATGGCAGAAAGTTGATTAATTCTGTAGAATTGGTATTAAATCAGTTTAAAAATTCTGATAATAAAGAAATTTCAAACGATGATGTAATGTCGGTTCTTCAGGAAACGATGGCGCTTTATGATAAAAATGGCGAACAACATTATGATATTATTTCGGCTTTTATAAAATCAATGCGTGGAAGCGATCCGAATGGTGCAGTTTATTGGTTGGCGAGAATGATTGCAGGCGGAGAAGATATCAAGTTTATTGCTCGAAGAATGCTTATTCTTGCCTCTGAAGATATTGGTTTGGCAAATCCGAATGCTTTGGTTATTGCCAATAACTGTTTTCAGGCTATTAACGTTATTGGAAATCCAGAATCGAGAATTTTACTGAGCGAAACGGCGATTTATCTTGCGGTTTCACCAAAAAGTAATTCAGCTTATATGGCAATTAATGATGCTTTGGCTTTTGTGAAGAAAACCGGAAATCTTCCTGTTCCTTTACATTTGAGGAATGCTCCAACAAAGTTGATGAAAGATTTAGATTATGGTAAAGAATATAAATACGCCCATTCTTTTGAAGGGAATTTTGTGAATCAGGATTTTTTGCCGGAAGAAATAAAAGATGCCAAATTCTACGAGCCCGGAAATAATGCTACCGAAAAGAAAATCTACGACGAGCTTAAGAAAAAATGGAATAACAAGTATTAG
- the mscL gene encoding large conductance mechanosensitive channel protein MscL — MGFVKEFKEFAIKGNAFDLAVGVIIGGAFGKIVTSMIDDLIMPIVAAIVGKPDFSSIYFAMGKGSENIPAGSTLAKAKELAPDAAIFAYGNFITVAINFILLAFVVFMLVKTINRMRKAEAETPAEPVAPTTTEQLLSEIRDELKKK; from the coding sequence ATGGGATTTGTTAAAGAATTTAAAGAATTTGCCATTAAAGGCAACGCTTTCGATCTAGCGGTGGGGGTAATCATCGGTGGTGCTTTCGGAAAAATTGTAACGAGTATGATTGATGATTTAATCATGCCCATTGTTGCAGCAATCGTTGGAAAACCAGACTTTAGCAGTATTTATTTCGCAATGGGAAAAGGTTCTGAAAATATTCCTGCAGGATCAACACTTGCAAAGGCTAAAGAACTTGCTCCGGATGCGGCAATTTTTGCCTACGGAAATTTCATTACGGTAGCGATCAATTTTATACTTCTTGCGTTTGTTGTTTTCATGCTTGTAAAAACAATTAACAGAATGAGAAAAGCTGAAGCTGAAACTCCTGCAGAACCTGTTGCACCAACAACTACAGAACAGTTACTTTCTGAAATTCGTGATGAATTGAAAAAGAAATAA
- the lgt gene encoding prolipoprotein diacylglyceryl transferase, with product MWDISPGIKLGPVTLHFYSLMFIFAFGIGYVLMTKMYQTDNVNLKYVEPIFTWTLIGTILGARMGHVIFYQPELFKEDFWSVFLPISTKNGLKFTGFSGLASHGATIAVILTTLYYSFKIIKKNPFWVYDRLGIVVAIGGAFVRMGNFFNSEIIGKPVDPSSPFAILFPQQSSEYGVTIPRYPTQLFEAVGYVLLFILLWTLYRKTDKKYQQGWLFGLFFIILWAIRFFVEFLKEPQGDEFISFAGLNTGQILSIPFMIAGFIIMLYSKNLKITEAENAKPE from the coding sequence ATTTGGGATATTAGTCCAGGAATCAAATTGGGACCAGTTACACTGCATTTTTATAGCTTGATGTTTATTTTCGCATTCGGGATTGGATATGTTTTAATGACAAAAATGTATCAAACTGATAATGTAAACCTGAAATATGTAGAACCTATTTTTACCTGGACTTTAATCGGTACAATTCTGGGAGCAAGAATGGGGCACGTTATTTTTTATCAACCTGAATTATTTAAAGAAGATTTCTGGAGCGTTTTCTTACCAATCAGTACAAAAAACGGTTTAAAATTCACCGGTTTTTCAGGATTAGCAAGTCACGGAGCTACGATTGCTGTAATTCTAACAACGCTTTATTATTCATTTAAAATCATCAAGAAAAATCCGTTTTGGGTATATGACAGATTAGGAATTGTAGTTGCTATTGGCGGAGCTTTTGTAAGAATGGGGAATTTTTTCAACTCTGAAATCATTGGTAAACCAGTTGATCCTAGTTCACCATTTGCAATTCTTTTTCCACAACAAAGCAGTGAATATGGTGTAACAATTCCGCGTTATCCTACTCAGTTATTTGAAGCAGTAGGTTATGTTTTATTGTTTATTTTACTTTGGACTTTATACAGAAAAACTGACAAAAAATATCAGCAAGGATGGTTATTTGGTTTATTCTTTATCATTTTGTGGGCGATCAGATTCTTTGTAGAATTCTTGAAAGAACCTCAAGGTGACGAATTTATTTCTTTTGCAGGATTAAATACCGGACAGATTTTATCAATTCCGTTTATGATTGCTGGATTTATCATTATGCTTTATTCTAAAAATTTAAAAATTACAGAAGCTGAAAATGCAAAACCTGAATAA